A single window of Drosophila suzukii chromosome 3, CBGP_Dsuzu_IsoJpt1.0, whole genome shotgun sequence DNA harbors:
- the dbo gene encoding kelch-like protein diablo isoform X1, translating into MGDLPGSGSTAQPRDAAVTGTGGNSTAGGGSSVGSTAVDRPPSPARLSHTSEKHPKVTLTELNMLRRHRELCDVVLNVGGRKIFAHRVILSACSSYFCAMFTGELEESRQTEVTIRDIDENAMELLIDFCYTAHIIVEESNVQTLLPAACLLQLVEIQDICCEFLKRQLDPTNCLGIRAFADTHSCRELLRIADKFTQHNFQEVMESEEFLLLPVGQLVDIICSDELNVRSEEQVFNAVMSWLKYNVAERRQHLAQVLQHVRLPLLSPKFLVGTVGSDLLVRSDEACRDLVDEAKNYLLLPQERPLMQGPRTRPRKPTRRGEVLFAVGGWCSGDAIASVERFDPQTNDWKMVAPMSKRRCGVGVAVLNDLLYAVGGHDGQSYLNSIERYDPQTNQWSCDVAPTTSCRTSVGVAVLDGFLYAVGGQDGVQCLNHVERYDPKENKWSKVAPMTTRRLGVAVAVLGGYLYAIGGSDGQCPLNTVERYDPRHNKWVAVSPMSTRRKHLGCAVFNNYIYAVGGRDDCMELSSAERYNPLTNTWSPIVAMTSRRSGVGLAVVNGQLYAVGGFDGSAYLKTIEVYDPETNQWRLCGCMNYRRLGGGVGVMRAPQTENYMWCENSFKQQNPLNYSNS; encoded by the exons ATGGGCGACCTGCCGGGCTCGGGCTCCACCGCTCAACCACGGGATGCTG CTGTCACCGGAACAGGTGGTAATTCCACGGCTGGTGGCGGCTCCTCCGTTGGATCGACGGCAGTGGACCGACCTCCGTCGCCCGCCCGCCTCTCTCACACTTCCGAAAAACATCCGAAGGTCACGCTCACGGAACTCAATATGCTGCGGCGCCATCGGGAGCTCTGCGATGTAGTCCTGAACGTGGGCGGACGGAAGATCTTCGCCCACAGGGTCATCCTGTCCGCCTGCAGCTCCTACTTCTGTGCCATGTTCACTGGCGAACTGGAGGAATCGCGCCAGACGGAGGTCACTATACGCGACATCGACGAGAACGCCATGGAGCTGCTTATTGACTTTTGCTACACCGCCCACATCATCGTCGAGGAGTCCAATGTCCAGACGCTCCTTCCCGCCGCCTGTCTGCTGCAACTGGTTGAGATTCAAGACATCTGCTGCGAGTTCCTCAAGCGACAATTGGACCCCACCAATTGCCTGGGCATCCGCGCCTTCGCCGACACACACTCCTGCCGCGAACTGTTGCGGATCGCCGACAAGTTCACGCAGCACAACTTCCAGGAGGTGATGGAGAGCGAGGAGTTCCTGCTCCTGCCCGTCGGCCAGTTGGTGGACATCATCTGCAGCGACGAGCTGAACGTGCGCTCGGAGGAGCAGGTCTTCAACGCTGTCATGTCCTGGCTCAAGTACAATGTCGCCGAGCGGCGACAGCACCTGGCGCAG GTACTACaacatgtccgtctgcctcTACTCTCCCCAAAGTTCCTGGTGGGCACGGTGGGCTCTGATCTCCTGGTCCGCAGCGATGAGGCCTGCCGGGATCTGGTGGACGAGGCCAAGAACTATCTGCTGCTTCCGCAGGAGCGACCGCTGATGCAGGGTCCGCGCACCAGACCTCGCAAACCGACCCGACGAGGTGAAGTGCTGTTCGCCGTGGGCGGCTGGTGCTCCGGCGATGCCATAGCCTCCGTGGAGCGCTTCGATCCGCAGACAAATGACTGGAAAATGGTCGCTCCTATGAGCAAGCGCCGCTGCGGAGTCGGCGTGGCCGTGTTGAATGATTTGCTGTATGCAGTGGGCGGTCACGACGGCCAGAGCTATCTAAACAGCATCGAGCGGTATGATCCGCAAACCAATCAGTGGTCCTGCGACGTGGCGCCTACCACTTCCTGCCGTACCAgcgtgggcgtggccgtgCTCGACGGCTTTCTGTATGCGGTGGGTGGCCAGGACGGCGTTCAGTGCTTGAATCATGTGGAGCGGTACGACCCCAAGGAGAACAAATGGTCAAAGGTGGCCCCGATGACCACACGACGGCTGGGTGTGGCTGTAGCTGTCCTTGGAGGATACCTTTATGCAATTGGTGGCTCCGATGGACAATGTCCGTTAAACACTGTTGAGCGATACGATCCCAG acACAACAAATGGGTGGCCGTCAGTCCAATGTCCACGCGACGCAAGCACCTGGGCTGCGCTGTCTTCAACAACTACATTTACGCCGTCGGCGGACGGGACGATTGCATGGAGCTCTCGTCCGCCGAGCGCTACAATCCACTGACCAACACCTGGAGCCCCATCGTGGCCATGACCTCTCGTCGCAGTGGG GTTGGCCTGGCCGTCGTGAATGGACAGCTGTATGCGGTGGGCGGTTTTGATGGGTCCGCCTATTTGAAAACCATCGAGGTCTACGACCCAGAGACGAACCAATGGCGTTTGTGTGGCTGCATGAACTACCGCCGACTGGGCGGCGGCGTGGGCGTTATGCGGGCCCCCCAGACTGAGAACTATATGTGGTGCGAAAACAGTTTTAAGCAACAAAATCCCTTAAACTATTCCAACTCCTAG
- the dbo gene encoding kelch-like protein diablo isoform X2, with translation MGDLPGSGSTAQPRDAAVTGTGGNSTAGGGSSVGSTAVDRPPSPARLSHTSEKHPKVTLTELNMLRRHRELCDVVLNVGGRKIFAHRVILSACSSYFCAMFTGELEESRQTEVTIRDIDENAMELLIDFCYTAHIIVEESNVQTLLPAACLLQLVEIQDICCEFLKRQLDPTNCLGIRAFADTHSCRELLRIADKFTQHNFQEVMESEEFLLLPVGQLVDIICSDELNVRSEEQVFNAVMSWLKYNVAERRQHLAQVLQHVRLPLLSPKFLVGTVGSDLLVRSDEACRDLVDEAKNYLLLPQERPLMQGPRTRPRKPTRRGEVLFAVGGWCSGDAIASVERFDPQTNDWKMVAPMSKRRCGVGVAVLNDLLYAVGGHDGQSYLNSIERYDPQTNQWSCDVAPTTSCRTSVGVAVLDGFLYAVGGQDGVQCLNHVERYDPKENKWSKVAPMTTRRLGVAVAVLGGYLYAIGGSDGQCPLNTVERYDPRHNKWVAVSPMSTRRKHLGCAVFNNYIYAVGGRDDCMELSSAERYNPLTNTWSPIVAMTSRRSGVGLAVVNGQLYAVGGFDGSAYLKTIEVYDPETNQWRLCGCMNYRRLGGGVGVMRAPQTENYMWIRKDSVV, from the exons ATGGGCGACCTGCCGGGCTCGGGCTCCACCGCTCAACCACGGGATGCTG CTGTCACCGGAACAGGTGGTAATTCCACGGCTGGTGGCGGCTCCTCCGTTGGATCGACGGCAGTGGACCGACCTCCGTCGCCCGCCCGCCTCTCTCACACTTCCGAAAAACATCCGAAGGTCACGCTCACGGAACTCAATATGCTGCGGCGCCATCGGGAGCTCTGCGATGTAGTCCTGAACGTGGGCGGACGGAAGATCTTCGCCCACAGGGTCATCCTGTCCGCCTGCAGCTCCTACTTCTGTGCCATGTTCACTGGCGAACTGGAGGAATCGCGCCAGACGGAGGTCACTATACGCGACATCGACGAGAACGCCATGGAGCTGCTTATTGACTTTTGCTACACCGCCCACATCATCGTCGAGGAGTCCAATGTCCAGACGCTCCTTCCCGCCGCCTGTCTGCTGCAACTGGTTGAGATTCAAGACATCTGCTGCGAGTTCCTCAAGCGACAATTGGACCCCACCAATTGCCTGGGCATCCGCGCCTTCGCCGACACACACTCCTGCCGCGAACTGTTGCGGATCGCCGACAAGTTCACGCAGCACAACTTCCAGGAGGTGATGGAGAGCGAGGAGTTCCTGCTCCTGCCCGTCGGCCAGTTGGTGGACATCATCTGCAGCGACGAGCTGAACGTGCGCTCGGAGGAGCAGGTCTTCAACGCTGTCATGTCCTGGCTCAAGTACAATGTCGCCGAGCGGCGACAGCACCTGGCGCAG GTACTACaacatgtccgtctgcctcTACTCTCCCCAAAGTTCCTGGTGGGCACGGTGGGCTCTGATCTCCTGGTCCGCAGCGATGAGGCCTGCCGGGATCTGGTGGACGAGGCCAAGAACTATCTGCTGCTTCCGCAGGAGCGACCGCTGATGCAGGGTCCGCGCACCAGACCTCGCAAACCGACCCGACGAGGTGAAGTGCTGTTCGCCGTGGGCGGCTGGTGCTCCGGCGATGCCATAGCCTCCGTGGAGCGCTTCGATCCGCAGACAAATGACTGGAAAATGGTCGCTCCTATGAGCAAGCGCCGCTGCGGAGTCGGCGTGGCCGTGTTGAATGATTTGCTGTATGCAGTGGGCGGTCACGACGGCCAGAGCTATCTAAACAGCATCGAGCGGTATGATCCGCAAACCAATCAGTGGTCCTGCGACGTGGCGCCTACCACTTCCTGCCGTACCAgcgtgggcgtggccgtgCTCGACGGCTTTCTGTATGCGGTGGGTGGCCAGGACGGCGTTCAGTGCTTGAATCATGTGGAGCGGTACGACCCCAAGGAGAACAAATGGTCAAAGGTGGCCCCGATGACCACACGACGGCTGGGTGTGGCTGTAGCTGTCCTTGGAGGATACCTTTATGCAATTGGTGGCTCCGATGGACAATGTCCGTTAAACACTGTTGAGCGATACGATCCCAG acACAACAAATGGGTGGCCGTCAGTCCAATGTCCACGCGACGCAAGCACCTGGGCTGCGCTGTCTTCAACAACTACATTTACGCCGTCGGCGGACGGGACGATTGCATGGAGCTCTCGTCCGCCGAGCGCTACAATCCACTGACCAACACCTGGAGCCCCATCGTGGCCATGACCTCTCGTCGCAGTGGG GTTGGCCTGGCCGTCGTGAATGGACAGCTGTATGCGGTGGGCGGTTTTGATGGGTCCGCCTATTTGAAAACCATCGAGGTCTACGACCCAGAGACGAACCAATGGCGTTTGTGTGGCTGCATGAACTACCGCCGACTGGGCGGCGGCGTGGGCGTTATGCGGGCCCCCCAGACTGAGAACTATATGTG GATTCGCAAGGATTCTGTTGTCTGA